The following proteins come from a genomic window of Yinghuangia sp. ASG 101:
- the hydA gene encoding dihydropyrimidinase, whose translation MARTLVRGGLVVTADTETAADVLVDGERIAAIAAPDVAEAWLPGADTVLDATGKYVIPGGVDAHTHMEMPFGGTVASDTFETGTRAAAYGGTTTIVDFAIQEVGGSLRAGLDAWHAKAAGRCAIDYAFHMVLADVGDAVLKEMDLLVGEGVTSFKMFMAYPGVLYSDDGRILRAMQQAAENGALPMVHAENGIAIDVLVAQALAAGRTDPRVHGEVRKALLEAEATHRAIQLARVAGSPLYVVHVSAAEAVAELTAARDLGLDVFGETCPQYLFLSADDLARPGFEGAKYVCSTPLRPAEHQAALWRGLRGDDLSVVSTDHCPFCFVGQKDLGRDDFSRIPNGLPGVENRMDLLHQAVLDGHISRRRWIELACTTPARMFGLHPRKGTIAPGSDADLVIYDPAARQTVSAATHHMNVDYSPYEGRRLTGRAETVLSRGTVVVASGAYVGRAGHGRFLPRATCQYLG comes from the coding sequence ATGGCCCGCACACTCGTCCGCGGCGGCCTGGTGGTCACCGCCGACACCGAGACGGCCGCCGATGTGCTGGTCGACGGCGAGCGCATCGCCGCGATCGCCGCCCCCGACGTCGCCGAGGCGTGGCTGCCGGGCGCGGACACGGTCCTGGACGCCACCGGCAAATACGTGATCCCGGGCGGCGTCGACGCGCACACGCACATGGAGATGCCGTTCGGCGGCACGGTCGCGTCCGACACCTTCGAGACCGGGACGCGCGCGGCGGCGTACGGCGGCACGACCACCATCGTCGACTTCGCGATCCAGGAGGTCGGCGGCTCGCTGCGGGCCGGGCTCGACGCGTGGCACGCCAAGGCGGCCGGCAGGTGCGCGATCGACTACGCGTTCCACATGGTGCTCGCGGACGTCGGCGACGCGGTGCTGAAGGAGATGGACCTCCTCGTCGGCGAGGGGGTCACCAGCTTCAAGATGTTCATGGCGTACCCGGGGGTGCTCTACAGCGACGACGGCCGCATCCTGCGGGCCATGCAACAGGCCGCGGAGAACGGCGCGTTGCCGATGGTGCACGCGGAGAACGGCATCGCGATCGACGTCCTGGTCGCGCAGGCGCTCGCGGCGGGCCGTACCGATCCGCGCGTCCACGGGGAGGTACGCAAGGCGCTGTTGGAGGCGGAGGCGACCCACCGGGCCATCCAGCTGGCGCGGGTCGCCGGGAGCCCGCTGTACGTCGTGCACGTCTCGGCGGCCGAGGCCGTCGCGGAGTTGACCGCCGCGCGCGACCTCGGGCTCGACGTGTTCGGCGAGACGTGCCCGCAGTATCTGTTCCTGTCCGCCGACGACCTGGCACGCCCGGGCTTCGAGGGGGCGAAGTACGTGTGCTCGACGCCGCTTCGGCCCGCCGAGCACCAGGCGGCGCTGTGGCGCGGGCTGCGCGGCGACGACCTTTCGGTGGTCTCGACCGACCACTGCCCGTTCTGCTTCGTCGGGCAGAAGGACCTCGGCCGCGACGACTTCTCGCGGATCCCGAACGGGTTGCCGGGTGTCGAGAACCGCATGGACCTCCTGCACCAGGCCGTGCTGGACGGGCACATCTCGCGCCGCCGCTGGATCGAACTCGCGTGCACCACCCCGGCGCGGATGTTCGGCCTGCACCCCCGCAAGGGCACCATCGCCCCCGGTTCGGACGCGGACCTGGTCATCTACGACCCCGCGGCCCGGCAGACCGTGTCCGCCGCGACGCACCACATGAACGTCGACTATTCCCCGTACGAGGGACGGCGGTTGACGGGCCGCGCCGAGACGGTGCTGTCGCGCGGCACGGTCGTCGTCGCGTCGGGCGCGTACGTGGGGCGGGCCGGGCACGGCCGGTTCCTGCCGCGCGCGACGTGCCAGTACCTCGGCTGA
- a CDS encoding TIGR03842 family LLM class F420-dependent oxidoreductase, producing MDFGLVLQADPPAADVVALMRTAERAGFTHGWTFDSVVLWQEPFVIYSRILAETSTLRVGPMVTNPLTRDWTVTASLFATLNDMYGERTVCGIGRGDSSVRVPGGTPSTLARLGEAMHAIKGLAEGREVDMNGTRVRVPWVRPGSRLPVWMAAYGPRALELTGRQADGFILQLADPFLTGSMVAAVRSAAERAGRDPDEVTVCVAAPAYVCDDDPAALAHARDQCRWFGGMVGNHVADLVARYGTHSSAVPDELTAYIKDRHGYDYAHHGRADNPSTAFVPDDIVDRFCLIGPVEEHLRRLRELRELGVDQFAVYAMHDTRASVVTAYGDHVIPVLR from the coding sequence ATGGACTTCGGTCTCGTCCTGCAGGCCGACCCGCCCGCCGCCGACGTGGTCGCCTTGATGCGGACCGCCGAGCGCGCGGGCTTCACCCACGGCTGGACCTTCGACTCCGTGGTGCTGTGGCAGGAGCCGTTCGTCATCTACAGCCGCATCCTCGCCGAGACCTCCACGTTGCGGGTCGGCCCGATGGTCACCAACCCGCTCACGCGCGACTGGACCGTCACGGCGTCGCTGTTCGCGACGCTCAACGACATGTACGGCGAGCGCACGGTGTGCGGCATCGGCCGCGGCGACTCCTCGGTCCGCGTCCCCGGTGGCACACCGTCGACGCTGGCCCGGCTCGGCGAGGCGATGCACGCGATCAAGGGCCTCGCCGAGGGGCGCGAGGTCGACATGAACGGCACGCGCGTCCGCGTCCCGTGGGTGCGCCCGGGGTCGCGCCTGCCGGTGTGGATGGCGGCCTACGGCCCCCGTGCCCTTGAGCTGACGGGTCGTCAGGCAGACGGTTTCATCCTCCAGTTGGCCGACCCGTTCCTGACCGGCTCGATGGTCGCGGCGGTCCGGTCCGCCGCCGAGCGCGCGGGCCGCGACCCCGACGAGGTGACCGTCTGCGTCGCGGCACCCGCGTATGTGTGCGACGACGACCCCGCCGCACTCGCGCACGCACGCGACCAGTGCCGCTGGTTCGGCGGCATGGTCGGCAACCACGTCGCCGACCTGGTCGCCCGCTACGGCACGCACTCGTCGGCGGTGCCGGACGAACTGACCGCGTACATCAAGGACCGGCACGGGTACGACTACGCGCACCACGGCCGGGCCGACAACCCGTCGACGGCGTTCGTTCCGGACGACATCGTCGACCGCTTCTGCCTCATCGGCCCGGTCGAGGAACACCTGCGGCGCCTGCGGGAGCTGCGCGAGCTGGGCGTCGACCAGTTCGCCGTGTACGCGATGCACGACACCCGCGCATCCGTCGTGACGGCGTACGGCGACCACGTCATCCCGGTGCTGCGCTGA
- a CDS encoding GNAT family N-acetyltransferase, whose product MTAAPVSWTLDHLTAREVAVPAMRQTIRALYAEAYAEEPYLRTEADAREWEENILPRHLAEPGFRLVFARAREGSTPLGFGFGAPLGPDTRWWSGMVDPLPEPMTVEDGLQTFAVHEFAVRTDLRRTGLGTAMHAALVGPWTGTRTTLTLRPSSAAAVGFWDAQGYRSVGFSRHFPVAPLSTMMLRDHDHDHDHDGDGGRPEE is encoded by the coding sequence GTGACCGCCGCGCCCGTTTCCTGGACGCTGGACCACCTCACCGCCCGGGAGGTCGCCGTACCGGCGATGCGGCAGACGATACGCGCGCTGTACGCCGAGGCGTATGCCGAGGAACCGTATCTGCGCACCGAGGCCGACGCGCGGGAATGGGAGGAGAACATCCTGCCGCGCCACCTCGCCGAGCCGGGGTTCCGGCTGGTCTTCGCCCGCGCCCGGGAGGGGTCGACGCCGCTGGGCTTCGGGTTCGGCGCGCCGCTCGGGCCCGACACGCGCTGGTGGTCCGGAATGGTCGACCCGCTGCCCGAGCCGATGACCGTCGAGGACGGCCTCCAGACCTTCGCCGTGCACGAGTTCGCGGTCCGTACGGATCTCCGGCGCACCGGGCTCGGGACCGCGATGCACGCGGCGCTGGTCGGCCCGTGGACGGGGACGCGCACCACGCTGACGCTGCGCCCCAGTTCGGCGGCGGCGGTGGGCTTCTGGGACGCCCAGGGGTACCGGTCCGTCGGCTTCTCGCGGCACTTCCCGGTCGCGCCGCTCTCTACGATGATGCTGCGCGACCACGACCACGACCACGACCACGACGGCGACGGCGGTCGCCCCGAGGAGTGA